A genome region from Ahaetulla prasina isolate Xishuangbanna chromosome 8, ASM2864084v1, whole genome shotgun sequence includes the following:
- the CASP3 gene encoding caspase-3: protein MADKNHVLKSPQSITDAKTLSGSEGKSFPFSKSVDSVIQADDRYRMDCPEMGICILVNNKHFLPDTGMALRSGTDADAALVLDTFRTLGYNVKTYNDLSCKQIIDVLQNIAKDDHRKRNSFVCVLLSHGEDGLIYGTDGPLELKMLTSLFRGDRCKTLGGKPKLFFIQACRGTDLDSGIETDSGSDVRMCQKIPVEADFLYAYSTAPGYYSWRNSLDGSWFIQSLCVMLKQYAKKLELMQILTRVNRKVAEFSSYSNRSDFHGKKQIPCIVSMLTKDFYFPF from the exons ATGGCAGACAAAAATCATGTCCTGAAATCACCACAGAGTATAACAGATGCAAAGACTTTATCTGGTTCTGAAGG GAAAAGCTTTCCTTTTAGCAAATCTGTTGATTCTGTGATACAGGCAGATGACCGTTATAGAATGGACTGTCCAGAAATGGGAATATGCATTCTGGTCAACAATAAACATTTCCTACCAGATACcg GAATGGCACTTCGATCTGGTACAGATGCAGATGCAGCACTTGTTTTAGACACTTTCAGAACATTGGGATATAATGTGAAAACTTATAATGATCTCTCATGCAAACAAATTATTGATGTGTTGCAAAATA ttgccaaggatgaTCATAGAAAAAGAAATAGTTTTGTTTGTGTCTTGCTAAGCCATGGGGAAGATGGACTGATTTATGGCACGGATGGTCCTCTAGAGCTGAAAATGTTAACCAGCCTCTTCAGAGGAGACAGGTGTAAAACCCTGGGAGGAAAGCCAAAGCTCTTTTTTATCCAG gcTTGCAGAGGAACGGATCTTGATTCTGGAATTGAAACAGACAGCGGCTCAGATGTAAGAATGTGTCAGAAAATACCTGTAGAGGCAGACTTCCTATacgcttattctactgcaccag GCTACTACTCATGGAGGAATTCCTTAGATGGTTCCTGGTTTATACAATCATTGTGTGTGATGTTGAAACAATATGCTAAGAAACTTGAACTTATGCAGATCCTAACACGTGTAAATCGCAAAGTTGCAGAATTCAGTTCTTATTCAAACAGATCTGACTTTCATGGAAAGAAGCAGATCCCATGTATTGTCTCTATGCTAACGaaagatttttattttccattctaa